A stretch of the Oxyura jamaicensis isolate SHBP4307 breed ruddy duck chromosome 4, BPBGC_Ojam_1.0, whole genome shotgun sequence genome encodes the following:
- the LONRF1 gene encoding LON peptidase N-terminal domain and RING finger protein 1: MASSAPAGSSGALPPEPGGSGRPAEEEEGKAVPTRPKEAAGASLASLCLGPPGGRLLECLLLNYRLRLGLARGRAAAAPEGSGTAEGPLRCCGCRRFLGEPVTVPCGHTYCRRCLRRELRARCRRCRARLAPGGGGALPRPSVVLSQLAEKWFPAECERARAGSRLEELLAQGRFREALGAAGQALRADSSNLMLRIYRAESYAGLQEYKTAIEDLNFVISKMPSWPEVYFRKGKVLHDSGFVGDALQLFLQCLALDEDFLPAKLEVERTLCDVLSPEKLGESLKESAWNSPHIRNKPLILGSEVAESHCNLQLCPEQSLGGSEVLEPVSGSLNRAQSAHALNSPKDLAKEDVLKRVSSEPLLSGQEKGALLKRKLSFSEQDTVVCEDGRNKHKKQGESTKRDMTLANGTIPGNLIDVSDFECSLCMRLFFEPVTTPCGHTFCKGCLERCLDHAPQCPLCKESLKEYLASRKYCTTELLEELIMKYLSDELYERKRIHAEETAEHSNLTKNVPMFVCTMAYPTVPCPLHVFEPRYRLMIRRSMETGTKQFGMCISDSQNGFADYGCMLQIRNVHFLPDGRSVVDTVGGKRFRVLRRGMKDGYCTADIEYLEDVKVVDEKELKKLRELHNFVYNQACNWFQNLRNKFRTQILQHFGPMPDREENIQAMPNGPAWCWWLLAVLPVDPRYQLSVLSMMSLKDRLIKIQHILTYFSRDQSK, encoded by the exons ATGGCGTCCTCCGCTCCCGCGGGCTCCTCCGGGGCGCTGCCGCCGGAGCCGGGAGGCAGCGGGCGGCcggctgaggaggaggagggcaagGCGGTGCCGACCCGGCCGAAGGAAGCGGCGGGCGCCTCGCTGGCGTCGCTGTGTCTCGGCCCGCCGGGCGGCCGCCTGCTGGAGTGCCTGCTGCTCAACTACCGCCTGCGCCTCGGGCTCGCCCgcggccgcgccgccgccgctccggAGGGCTCGGGGACAGCCGAGGGGCCGCTGCGGTGCTGCGGCTGCCGCCGCTTCCTGGGCGAGCCGGTGACGGTGCCGTGCGGGCACACCTACTGCCGCCGCTGCCTGCGCAGGGAGCTGCGGGCGCGCTGCCGCCGCTGCCGGGCTCGGCTGGCGCCGGGGGGCGGCGGTGCCCTGCCGCGGCCCAGCGTGGTGCTGAGCCAGCTGGCCGAGAAGTGGTTCCCGGCCGAGTGCGAGAGGGCCAGGGCCGGCAGCcgcctggaggagctgctggcgcAGGGGCGCTTCCGAGAGGCGCTGGGCGCCGCCGGGCAGGCGCTGCGGGCAG attccAGTAACCTGATGCTGAGAATTTATAGAGCAGAGTCATATGCTGGCCTACAAGAGTATAAAACAGCCATAGAAGATctaaattttgttatttctaaaaTGCCAAGCTGGCCAGAG GTCTACTTCCGGAAGGGAAAAGTGCTGCATGACTCTGGCTTTGTTGGCGATGCCTTACAACTGTTTCTACAGTGCTTAGCCCTTGATGAGGATTTTCTTCCAGCCAAGCTCGAAGTAGAAAGG ACACTGTGTGATGTGCTGTCACCTGAGAAGTTAGGGGAGAGTCTGAAGGAGTCTGCTTGGAATTCACCACATATTAGAAATAAACCTCTTATACTTGGTTCTGAGGTGGCCGAGTCTCACTGCAATTTGCAACTTTGTCCTGAGCAG AGTTTAGGAGGATCAGAAGTACTGGAGCCTGTCAGTGGAAGCCTAAATAGGGCACAGTCTGCCCATGCTCTTAACTCACCAAAAGACCTCGCCAAGGAAGATGTCTTAAAGAGAGTATCTTCTGAACCCCTTCTTTCTGGCCAAGAAAAAGGTGCTTTgttgaaaagaaagctttccttttcagaaCAGGATACAGTTGTATGTGAAGATGGaagaaacaagcacaaaaaGCAAGGAG aaagTACAAAAAGAGATATGACACTGGCTAATGGAACAATTCCAGGGAATTTGATTGATGTATCGGATTTTGAGTGTTCTCTATGTATGAG GCTGTTCTTTGAGCCAGTGACAACCCCTTGTGGGCACACGTTTTGCAAAGGTTGCTTGGAACGGTGCTTAGACCATGCTCCTCAGTGTCCACTCTGTAAGGAGAGTTTGAAAGAG TACTTGGCAAGCAGAAAATACTGCACCACAGAACTGCTGGAGgaattaataatgaaatatttgtctgATGAATTatatgagagaaaaagaattcaTGCTGAAGAAACTGCTGAACACTCAAA CTTGACCAAGAATGTTCCGATGTTTGTTTGCACTATGGCATATCCTACTGTGCCTTGTCCTCTACATGTGTTTGAGCCAAGATATCGACTAATGATTCGCAGAAGTATGGAAACTGGGACTAAACAGTTTGGGATGTGTATAAGTGATTCTCAAAATGG TTTTGCAGACTATGGATGCATGCTGCAAATTCGGAATGTTCATTTTCTACCTGATGGACGGTCTGTTGTCGATACTGTTGGTGGAAAGAGATTTCGAGTTTTACGGAGAGGGATGAAAGATGGTTATTGCACTGCAGACATTGAGTATTTGGAAGATGTTAAG GTTGTTGATGAAAAAGAACTAAAGAAACTGAGAGAACTTCATAACTTTGTTTACAATCAGGCCTGTAATTGGTTCCAAAACTTAAGAAACAAATTCCGCACTCAAATTCTTCAGCACTTTGGGCCAATGCCTGACCGGGAGGAAAATATACAG gcaaTGCCCAATGGCCCTGCTTGGTGTTGGTGGCTTCTAGCGGTTCTCCCAGTAGACCCCAGATATCAGCTGTCAGTTCTCTCTatgatgtctttaaaagaccgTCTGATAAAAATCCAGCATATACTCACCTATTTTTCTAGAGACCAGTCCAAGTGA